The window GTAGTGGGAATTGATTCAGTTCTTCCTTCTACCAACAAATCAACTGATCCTCTTCCCAGCTTCTTCCTTTTAGATCCAGGCTCATCATCTGATATAGGCTCATCTTCTTCCACATAATCTTTATCCTCAAAAATAGCACCATCTCTCCCATATCTCTCATCCTCTTCATCTTTATAGTTTGAGAGACCATTTGGAGCATTCAGTCTCCCTAGATAACGAATTTCCTCATCTTCACCATCATCGTCACTATTTAAACCCACATCCAAGACCCGCCTCTTAGGAACCCGCTTGCTCTTACGAGTTGGCTCATTCCTGTCAGTTTCATTCACAGCTACACTTACCCCAGGTAACTTTCCCCTAGAAGAATACCCCTTTCCATAACCAGAGCCACTTCTAGAGATATCCTTCCATTGTACCCCAAAGCCTTTCCCCTTATCAGAAGGATAGGAACCTTTGTTGTCCTGCAGCGATTGTTCGTACAACAAACTATCAGTTTGCAAACCAATTAATTGCATTCCAACAGAATACTAAAAGAAAAACCGACACattataatttatgaaaaaaaaaagtgacaAATGACAAGGAGACCAGATCAACACCTACTAACTAAAAAATATCAGAGGAGAAATGCCTTCTAATGAACCTCTTCCAATTTCATTGATAAATAGAATAGACATATCTCAGAGAAAAGAAACATCAAATTCAACACCAAATTGTTGGTCACAACAAACAGTTCTTTATAAACAATATAAGCAATCATTAGCAATCCAGTGTTTTGTGACAATATCAAATTACCAGGAGAAAGGACTTCTCTCGGGTTTGAGGGGCATCAGAAAAATGAGAAGACTTAGTTAAGGTAGGCACACCACCAAAGGCATGTTCTGCTGTGGATGTTGTGTGGATTGTACGGGTAACCCCACCAAGCTTGAGCTTAAGTTTCAGCTTATTCTCACTTCCAAATCCATTAGAACCATTcctaaaattttgatcttcATTGCCACTGCTACCTATGGCTTGCGTAGGTGATGACATCAAAATGTAGTTATGCATAAATGTCTGTTGAGAACAGCGGGGACGGCGTGACATACTACTCCTCTTCTTCCTTACAGCACAGCCAACAACAGCAAACCCTTCCCCGCCAAAGCTTTCCATAATGGCCAGGGAATCCAACTCTTTGACAGCAAATGAAAAAAGTAAGCTCAGAATAGACAAGtaaaaagcaagaaagcaCACCAAACCAGAAAAGAACTTCAATAATCATATGTgcaataaatgaagaagaatgTTCTACTTGACAGGAACAAAAtccaataaataaaaataaaaaaatcagcaaATATTGAATCTGAAATTGCACTTATCTTTGGTCCCTTTATAAGTCCAAAGTTTTAGTAATAAGGTAccaatttttcactactagGACAATGAATCAAACCAAACTAAACAACTCCCTGGGTGTTTTCATTTCCTActtatttattaagaaaaagtttaaaaagaaaaaaaaacaaaagaataatgaaTTTAAAGCTCAAAATTCTCAATGCTGAGGCccctaaaaaattcataaacaaGGCTACATTTTTGGCCCTAAAAACTACACCTTGGAGATTAACAAAACATATTATCCCCCAACAACTAGCTTCTAAGTCTACACATCTAAAAGTtcacaaaaaaatttcaaatcctTATTACAGCATTCTCCTTTTAAACAAAGGATGAAAAcccaacaacaaaaataagaaaagaaaccaagaaaaaatatgcaaacacTTACCCAAATTCTACAACAGAAAAACAAAGTCTGGCACTTTAGTCAGAGAGGGTTCTGTGAAATTTTCTTCTGGTTTCGTTTCGAAGGAAACTTGGGTTCGAGAAGGACCAAAGGGTTTTGCCCTCCCAGGAATGGCTTTGGTAAAGGATACTGCAAGGAGGACTTTTTTTATCTGCtccatttttttcaattttttttcgcTCCTAAACTAAGCAGCAAGCAccaagttttttctttttctttttttttttcaagtctTTTTGCTTCTCCAACATAAACAAATTGAGCAGGATCTTGAGAAAGAGATAGGTCAAAAGACAAAGCCCATAGGCTGGACGGTTCATATTGTATTAGTGAGCCTAGGCCCAAATAtagtttcttttcctttccctttcttttcctcctGAATTTATCATTTAACTCTTA is drawn from Theobroma cacao cultivar B97-61/B2 chromosome 4, Criollo_cocoa_genome_V2, whole genome shotgun sequence and contains these coding sequences:
- the LOC18603637 gene encoding uncharacterized protein LOC18603637 isoform X1 — translated: MESFGGEGFAVVGCAVRKKRSSMSRRPRCSQQTFMHNYILMSSPTQAIGSSGNEDQNFRNGSNGFGSENKLKLKLKLGGVTRTIHTTSTAEHAFGGVPTLTKSSHFSDAPQTREKSFLLDNKGSYPSDKGKGFGVQWKDISRSGSGYGKGYSSRGKLPGVSVAVNETDRNEPTRKSKRVPKRRVLDVGLNSDDDGEDEEIRYLGRLNAPNGLSNYKDEEDERYGRDGAIFEDKDYVEEDEPISDDEPGSKRKKLGRGSVDLLVEGRTESIPTTRNRALQSGKDLLSGPVVSLVEFPDGLPPAPTKKQKEKLSEVEQQLKKAEAAQRRRMQSEKAAREAEAEAIRKILGQDSGRKKREERIKKQRGELAQGKAAKSETLASNTVRWVIGPAGTTVIFSEDIGLPHLFNSVPCSYPPPREKCAGPNCTNTYKYRDSKSKLPLCSLDCYKAIHGKTQPLIAC
- the LOC18603637 gene encoding uncharacterized protein LOC18603637 isoform X2, whose product is MESFGGEGFAVVGCAVRKKRSSMSRRPRCSQQTFMHNYILMSSPTQAIGSSGNEDQNFRNGSNGFGSENKLKLKLKLGGVTRTIHTTSTAEHAFGGVPTLTKSSHFSDAPQTREKSFLLDNKGSYPSDKGKGFGVQWKDISRSGSGYGKGYSSRGKLPGVSVAVNETDRNEPTRKSKRVPKRRVLDVGLNSDDDGEDEEIRYLGRLNAPNGLSNYKDEEDERYGRDGAIFEDKDYVEEDEPISDDEPGSKRKKLGRGSVDLLVEGRTESIPTTRNRALQSGKDLLSGPVVSLVEFPDGLPPAPTKKQKEKLSEVEQQLKKAEAAQRRRMQSEKAAREAEAEAIRKILGQDSGRKKREERIKKQRGKGCQI